One region of Vitis vinifera cultivar Pinot Noir 40024 chromosome 1, ASM3070453v1 genomic DNA includes:
- the LOC104880872 gene encoding uncharacterized protein LOC104880872 has translation MASSQEPDDDFGVRVEKVFRSLKPVHSSDSTSLWSVSDTEVEKRDQNREGKKGTEKDEENDVVLGSEDREGLEVESGDGRREADGGFEDRGDGGVRGGVENAGAGDGEEWEIRSSIGMDRTLDDEEEEDLFDKVAMGRENAGDRIYMRDATDHGTGLNSHNVLTQSHDATKDPRIDHFAAQIGLKEDKVEAQNFNSPQSCCKSALDVKEPQHQESAHDGVKSILKRKGDTTVPKSQKRVKFDLSRNDYNEAPTRAKDFFSTDASLVEIEVSEDDSLLTRNTRGVPDYVLNSSKYTHYTLDSSSDVIEDSKSQACVELLEQMKRSKAEELGLELKDNSVDLPKSLTFIPKKKVCDAKVADSSSQKKNQDAGCKGSLHQTGFPIGIAAGEVHQTEAGIDEEPDAIPADKSPGFKNPTRHYRMKTTSDD, from the exons ATGGCGTCTTCTCAAGAGCCGGACGACGATTTCGGAGTCCGAGTCGAGAAGGTTTTCAGATCACTCAAGCCGGTTCATTCCTCTGACTCGACTTCGCTGTGGTCTGTTTCCGATACTGAGGTCGAAAAGCGGGACCAAAACCGGGAGGGAAAGAAAGGGACGGAGAAAGACGAggaaaacgacgtcgttttgggtTCGGAGGATCGGGAGGGTTTGGAGGTAGAGTCGGGGGACGGCCGGAGAGAGGCCGATGGTGGCTTCGAAGATCGCGGCGACGGCGGAGTTCGCGGTGGCGTGGAGAATGCTGGCGCGGGTGATGGGGAGGAGTGGGAGATCAGATCTTCGATAGGAATGGATCGAACGCTGGACGACGAG GAGGAAGAAGATCTGTTTGACAAAGTGGCAATGGGCAGGGAAAATGCTGGCGATCGCATATACATGAGAGATGCTACTGACCATGGGACTGGCTTAAACTCTCACAATGTTCTTACCCAATCACATGATGCCACCAAGGACCCACGAATTGACCACTTTGCTGCACAGATCGGGCTGAAAGAAGATAAAGTGGAAGCTCAAAATTTtaactctcctcagtcttgtTGTAAATCTGCTTTAGATGTCAAGGAGCCTCAGCATCAAGAGTCTGCACATGATGGTGTAAAATCtatcttgaaaagaaaaggtgatACAACCGTCCCCAAGTCCCAAAAACGTGTGAAGTTTGATCTTAGCAGAAACGATTATAACGAAGCACCAACAAGAgccaaagattttttttcaacaGATGCCAGCTTGGTAGAGATTGAAGTATCAGAAGATGACTCTCTGCTGACCAGAAATACTCGGGGAGTTCCAGATTATGTACTCAACTCTTCAAAATATACACACTATACTTTAGATTCCTCAAGTGATGTTATTGAAGATTCCAAAAGCCAGGCTTGCGTGGAGCTTCTTGAGCAGATGAAGAGGTCAAAGGCCGAGGAACTGGGTTTGGAGCTGAAGGATAATTCAGTTGATCTTCCCAAATCCCTAACCTTCATACCAAAGAAGAAGGTTTGTGATGCCAAAGTAGCTGATAGTAGCAGCCAAAAGAAAAATCAGGATGCTGGGTGCAAGGGATCCTTGCACCAAACCGGCTTCCCCATTGGCATTGCAGCTGGGGAAGTCCATCAAACCGAAGCTGGCATAGATGAAGAGCCAGACGCAATCCCTGCAGATAAAAGCCCAGGTTTTAAGAATCCAACCCGCCACTACCGGATGAAAACTACCTCTGATGACTGA
- the LOC100267783 gene encoding trihelix transcription factor ASR3 isoform X1, which yields MELERLSLAPAPVDDDADAVPNGVNAAGDDGSRAPRLPRWTRQEILVLIQGKKVAESRVRRGRTGGLAFGSAQIEPKWASVSSYCKRHGVNRGPVQCRKRWSNLAGDYKKIKEWESQIRDESESFWVMRNDVRREKRLPGFFDREVYDMLDGVGAAPPGPSGLALGLAPAPEGEGMVAPEEEAEAVFDSGRSAAAEDGLFSDFEQSGGSPEKEPPAKEVPATVAAPVPISEKQYQPFPREGSSQGPASKRHPASNPEMASTSQEGRKRKRFTVDGDEETTRLQDQLIEVLERNGRMLSDQLEAQNTNFQLDREQRKDQADCLVAVLSKLADALGRIADKL from the exons ATGGAGCTTGAGCGATTGAGCCTCGCTCCCGCCCCCGTTGACGACGACGCTGACGCCGTCCCTAACGGCGTCAACGCCGCCGGTGATGATGGCAGCCGAGCTCCACGGCTGCCGCGGTGGACGAGGCAGGAGATCCTCGTGTTGATTCAGGGCAAAAAGGTGGCCGAGAGCCGGGTCCGGAGGGGCCGGACCGGCGGGTTAGCGTTTGGGTCAGCGCAAATCGAGCCGAAGTGGGCGTCCGTTTCGTCGTATTGTAAGCGCCACGGCGTGAACCGGGGACCAGTCCAGTGCCGGAAACGATGGAGCAACCTCGCGGGCGATTACAAGAAGATCAAGGAATGGGAGTCGCAGATAAGGGACGAGAGCGAGTCGTTTTGGGTGATGAGGAACGACGTGAGGAGGGAAAAGAGGCTACCAGGGTTTTTCGATAGGGAGGTTTACGACATGCTCGACGGGGTTGGCGCCGCGCCGCCAGGGCCGTCCGGACTCGCTCTGGGCCTGGCGCCGGCCCCCGAGGGCGAGGGGATGGTGGCGCCAGAGGAGGAGGCGGAGGCCGTGTTCGATAGTGGGCGGAGCGCGGCGGCGGAGGACGGGCTGTTTTCGGACTTTGAGCAGTCAGGTGGGAGTCCGGAGAAGGAACCGCCGGCAAAGGAGGTTCCGGCGACGGTGGCAGCTCCTGTGCCAATTTCTG AGAAGCAGTATCAACCTTTTCCCAGGGAGGGTTCAAGTCAAG GTCCGGCAAGCAAGAGACACCCAGCCTCAAATCCTGAGATGGCGTCCACGTCTCAGGAGGGACGGAAGCGAAAGCGGTTTACAGTAGATGGGGACGAGGAAACAACAAGACTGCAGGATCAGTTGATCGAGGTTTTGGAGAGGAATGGCAGAATGTTGAGCGACCAACTCGAAGCTCAGAACACCAATTTCCAATTGGATAGGGAGCAGCGAAAGGACCAAGCCGATTGCCTGGTTGCTGTTCTTAGTAAGCTTGCAGATGCGCTAGGGAGAATTGCGGATAAGTTGTAG
- the LOC100267783 gene encoding trihelix transcription factor ASR3 isoform X2 encodes MELERLSLAPAPVDDDADAVPNGVNAAGDDGSRAPRLPRWTRQEILVLIQGKKVAESRVRRGRTGGLAFGSAQIEPKWASVSSYCKRHGVNRGPVQCRKRWSNLAGDYKKIKEWESQIRDESESFWVMRNDVRREKRLPGFFDREVYDMLDGVGAAPPGPSGLALGLAPAPEGEGMVAPEEEAEAVFDSGRSAAAEDGLFSDFEQSGGSPEKEPPAKEVPATVAAPVPISGPASKRHPASNPEMASTSQEGRKRKRFTVDGDEETTRLQDQLIEVLERNGRMLSDQLEAQNTNFQLDREQRKDQADCLVAVLSKLADALGRIADKL; translated from the exons ATGGAGCTTGAGCGATTGAGCCTCGCTCCCGCCCCCGTTGACGACGACGCTGACGCCGTCCCTAACGGCGTCAACGCCGCCGGTGATGATGGCAGCCGAGCTCCACGGCTGCCGCGGTGGACGAGGCAGGAGATCCTCGTGTTGATTCAGGGCAAAAAGGTGGCCGAGAGCCGGGTCCGGAGGGGCCGGACCGGCGGGTTAGCGTTTGGGTCAGCGCAAATCGAGCCGAAGTGGGCGTCCGTTTCGTCGTATTGTAAGCGCCACGGCGTGAACCGGGGACCAGTCCAGTGCCGGAAACGATGGAGCAACCTCGCGGGCGATTACAAGAAGATCAAGGAATGGGAGTCGCAGATAAGGGACGAGAGCGAGTCGTTTTGGGTGATGAGGAACGACGTGAGGAGGGAAAAGAGGCTACCAGGGTTTTTCGATAGGGAGGTTTACGACATGCTCGACGGGGTTGGCGCCGCGCCGCCAGGGCCGTCCGGACTCGCTCTGGGCCTGGCGCCGGCCCCCGAGGGCGAGGGGATGGTGGCGCCAGAGGAGGAGGCGGAGGCCGTGTTCGATAGTGGGCGGAGCGCGGCGGCGGAGGACGGGCTGTTTTCGGACTTTGAGCAGTCAGGTGGGAGTCCGGAGAAGGAACCGCCGGCAAAGGAGGTTCCGGCGACGGTGGCAGCTCCTGTGCCAATTTCTG GTCCGGCAAGCAAGAGACACCCAGCCTCAAATCCTGAGATGGCGTCCACGTCTCAGGAGGGACGGAAGCGAAAGCGGTTTACAGTAGATGGGGACGAGGAAACAACAAGACTGCAGGATCAGTTGATCGAGGTTTTGGAGAGGAATGGCAGAATGTTGAGCGACCAACTCGAAGCTCAGAACACCAATTTCCAATTGGATAGGGAGCAGCGAAAGGACCAAGCCGATTGCCTGGTTGCTGTTCTTAGTAAGCTTGCAGATGCGCTAGGGAGAATTGCGGATAAGTTGTAG